Proteins encoded within one genomic window of Bombina bombina isolate aBomBom1 chromosome 1, aBomBom1.pri, whole genome shotgun sequence:
- the PPP1R3D gene encoding protein phosphatase 1 regulatory subunit 3D, which yields MSYKLSPFVTPLSFKEKVQLSIPRSLSYINNLYQNAQLSENFVQQETRITLNKDQYVARHFPRTQSTVIATCDPELRPIMRRRTKSLPTSPDRKTITKCRSRCNKVRFADSLGLELAEVKIFKASDDPSIPLHVLSRLSINSDLCCSQDLEFTIQYLEPDFKQPVDCGNFLDLLQQHCVCLEQATSSDETDISGSIRVLNLAFEKSVSVRYSFTDWKNYYEVGAVWQNSIRSESTDSDVFAFSLPLPPFLQQICSVIEVAIRYQVEDKEYWDNNMGNNYSFSYRSHTLKMPKECEQSWIHFI from the coding sequence ATGTCTTATAAATTATCCCCGTTTGTTACACCTCTCAGCTTTAAAGAGAAAGTTCAGCTGAGTATTCCACGCAGTTTAAGTTACATTAATAATTTGTATCAAAATGCACAACTGTCTGAGAACTTTGTGCAGCAAGAAACTAGGATCACATTGAACAAAGATCAGTATGTAGCAAGACATTTTCCTCGAACTCAAAGCACAGTAATTGCTACCTGTGACCCAGAACTGAGGCCTATAATGCGGCGTAGAACCAAATCTCTGCCCACGTCTCCGGATAGAAAAACGATTACAAAATGCAGATCTCGATGCAATAAGGTTAGGTTTGCGGATTCCCTTGGTTTGGAGCTGGCAGAAGTAAAGATTTTCAAAGCTAGCGATGACCCATCGATTCCTCTACATGTACTCTCCAGGCTTTCTATCAACTCTGACTTGTGTTGTAGCCAAGACCTGGAGTTTACCATCCAGTATTTGGAGCCTGACTTCAAGCAGCCTGTAGATTGTGGCAATTTCTTGGATTTGCTTCAACAACATTGTGTCTGCTTGGAACAAGCTACAAGTTCGGATGAGACAGATATTTCTGGCTCAATTCGAGTTCTCAACTTGGCCTTTGAAAAATCTGTTTCGGTCAGATACTCATTCACAGACTGGAAAAATTATTATGAGGTTGGAGCAGTTTGGCAAAACAGTATCAGGAGCGAATCAACTGACTCGGATGTGTTTGCTTTTTCTCTTCCACTTCCCCCTTTTCTGCAGCAGATATGCTCAGTGATCGAGGTTGCGATCAGATATCAGGTGGAAGATAAAGAATACTGGGATAACAACATGGGCAACAACTATAGTTTCTCATACAGGAGTCACACTCTCAAAATGCCAAAAGAGTGTGAGCAAAGCTGGATTCACTTCATCTGA